The window CGAAAATTATTTGATGCAACTGATATTTCACTTTATTACCCAGCCACCGCTAATTGTCCACAGGCGTGTTGcaccatatatatataactcGCATCACAGCCGACATATacaaaaaatgttgaaataacCGTATATGTCATATGAACACTTATAAACATACGGTACTTCCGGtcatcgatataataataagctggataaatgtatattaaatctCGCGTTTCGTTATTCGGTGAAATAATGTCTAAAATATATGGCGATAGAGATAGTTGAATAAAACTTATGGAACAGAAAACGCCAAGTCCTGTAAATCGATTACAACGGTGTATAATATGAATCATAAAGGAAAGTACGAGTTTTCAATATCATCTATCCTACCGCAGTACAACCGAGAAAAAAAGGCTCCCCTTTTGGCGTACTCGACCATAATGTCAGATTCATCGATCAGTCTATCGGTTGACCAATCCTTCCAAATAGCGGTAAGCAGCATCTTGTACTGCAATTTAATCAGTATTGtgctaaatatgtataattacatGAAGAATACGATAAGTCGTATTTCTCGTCTTTTCTAATTCTgctattttgatttttatagcTATTGTTAAGAGAGAGGGATGTTAAGTAAGTTCATTATTGCTGACATATTTGCATTCTGGATATTTTTTTGGCTTGGAAATTAATTACGTCAAGCGAGTGCGATTATGAGTTAGACAAACATAGAAAAAATACTGTGTGCAGTGATTATATCTAATAtagcaaaattaataatacggtgcgattattaaaacaaaattgatATAGGTGGAACTTTGCAGTTCAAAATACGGTTCCAAATgatattcaatttcaaatatgCCTTTTGTTATAGTCCTgaccatttaaaaaatatgtagcaATATTAGTTATACAGACTTATTTTAATTACGCCAGACTATCTGTTCTTCAAGTCAATTTTATCAGTCGGCAAAACACGTGCAAATACTTCACGAAGCTCAAACGCCGATCGCAAGTCAATAGTGGGCATAAACACTATCATAAGAACCgaacaaatattatttgtttctaACGAAACATAACATAAGTAACATAAGAGTCA is drawn from Bombus terrestris chromosome 12, iyBomTerr1.2, whole genome shotgun sequence and contains these coding sequences:
- the LOC125386135 gene encoding uncharacterized protein LOC125386135, which encodes MLLTAIWKDWSTDRLIDESDIMVEYAKRGAFFSRLYCGLGVFCSISFIQLSLSPYILDIISPNNETRDLIYIYPAYYYIDDRKYRMFISVHMTYTVISTFFVYVGCDASYIYMVQHACGQLAVAGHRFKNALSDLSIDNEKGGMQDKSYERVLHSIREHQYATKSVLKLEKH